One stretch of Acidobacteriota bacterium DNA includes these proteins:
- a CDS encoding sigma-54-dependent Fis family transcriptional regulator, producing MTLHPFRILVVDDEKNQRELLRQSLEDSGYPVQAAGSVAEALAALRTGGVDMVLSDYRLQDGTGEDLLDFLQRENPLIPFILFTAFGSVRRAVDFMKKGAADYLSKPLDLEELEVKIRKIGRQMETARENVRLRRELEGRGGVADLLFKSAAMEKVTHLVYRAAQSSATVLITGESGTGKELVARAIHRSSPRREGPLVAVNCAALNENLLESELFGHEKGAFTGADRRRIGRFEEASGGTLFLDEIGEIAPSLQVKLLRVLQERKVQRLGSNAELSVDFRLITATNRALARLVEQGSFRNDLYYRLNVIHVDVPPLRERREDIPLLAEHFRETFAKENGVDIRGISRDTLHMLVRYDFPGNVRELENLIERAVVLAGTSILQPEDFPDLLPTRNHSLEEELHRLPLPDAVDFLEKQRIRKALEETSHVQTRAAERLGISEKNLRYKMDKHGIGSRRRS from the coding sequence ATGACGCTTCACCCCTTTCGGATCCTGGTCGTCGACGACGAGAAGAACCAGCGGGAACTCCTGAGGCAGAGCCTGGAGGATTCGGGTTACCCCGTCCAGGCCGCCGGTTCGGTGGCGGAAGCGCTCGCGGCGCTGCGCACGGGGGGCGTGGACATGGTCCTCTCCGACTACCGGCTGCAGGACGGGACCGGGGAAGACCTCCTCGATTTCCTTCAGAGGGAAAACCCCCTGATCCCGTTCATCCTTTTCACCGCGTTCGGCTCCGTGCGACGGGCCGTCGACTTCATGAAGAAGGGCGCTGCCGATTACCTTTCCAAACCCCTGGACCTGGAGGAACTCGAGGTCAAGATCCGGAAGATTGGCCGCCAGATGGAGACAGCGCGGGAGAACGTGCGGCTGCGCCGGGAACTGGAAGGGCGGGGCGGGGTTGCCGACCTGCTGTTCAAGAGTGCGGCGATGGAGAAGGTGACCCACCTGGTGTACCGTGCCGCCCAGTCTTCCGCCACCGTGCTGATCACCGGCGAGAGCGGCACGGGCAAGGAACTGGTGGCCCGGGCGATCCACCGGTCCTCCCCCCGCCGGGAGGGGCCGCTCGTGGCCGTCAACTGCGCGGCCCTGAACGAGAACCTCCTGGAAAGCGAACTCTTCGGCCACGAGAAAGGCGCTTTCACCGGGGCCGACCGTCGGCGGATCGGTCGCTTCGAGGAGGCGTCCGGCGGGACGCTCTTCCTGGACGAGATCGGCGAGATCGCCCCTTCGCTCCAGGTCAAACTCCTCCGCGTCCTCCAGGAGCGGAAAGTCCAGCGCCTGGGGAGCAACGCCGAACTTTCCGTCGATTTCCGGCTCATCACCGCCACGAACCGGGCCCTCGCCCGTCTCGTGGAGCAGGGAAGCTTCCGAAACGATCTCTACTACCGGCTGAACGTCATCCACGTGGACGTGCCGCCCCTGCGGGAGCGCCGGGAGGACATCCCCCTCCTGGCCGAGCACTTTCGCGAGACGTTCGCGAAGGAGAACGGGGTGGACATCCGCGGGATCAGCCGGGACACGCTGCACATGCTGGTTCGTTACGACTTCCCCGGGAACGTCCGCGAACTGGAGAACCTCATCGAGCGGGCCGTGGTCCTGGCGGGCACCTCCATCCTGCAGCCCGAGGACTTCCCAGACCTGCTTCCCACCCGAAACCACTCCCTCGAGGAGGAACTGCACCGGCTTCCCCTCCCGGACGCGGTGGATTTCCTGGAAAAACAACGGATTCGCAAGGCGCTGGAGGAAACGTCCCACGTCCAGACGCGGGCGGCGGAACGCCTCGGCATCAGCGAGAAGAACCTGCGTTACAAGATGGACAAACACGGGATCGGTTCACGCCGGCGCAGCTGA
- a CDS encoding protein kinase, with protein sequence MTIPNPLQPTHVLPGPSDSGHDAFEGRTVGSYRITGFIGAGGQARVYRAQDERLDREVALKILSHSDPDAATRMAREAKSMARVRHPNVCPVYETGMVDGHMYIAMELIPGLPLSQVSDELTNREKAVVFQQVADGLAAAHLHGLVHRDVKPGNILVERSDRLLRAVLTDFGLARLQGEAGVTLTGEVMGTPAYMSPEQARGEFNRLDGRSDVYSLGAAMYTVMTGKAPFDGSNPIEMIFKVLNQEPTLLRVTNARVHPDLETIVMKCLEKEPERRYTSARELADDLRRFLDGEAIHARPHGPVYRLWRRLRKKRALLFTVFASALVILGLAAWAMLAVRFSREQARHAAAFEQEVRYLSERMRYARTAPLHDLRAEEAWFKQRCAHLEDRIRRAGPAALGPGHAALGRCALIRGDDHEAVRLLRIARDRDGYRPPETAYALGSALVSLYRREMRALESVGPAKRWVRAALVALRHRSQALDLIEEGREATSEPSELVEAQVLFLQDRSGEALEALDRLQRRAPWVYEGRVLAGTILTTEAIRLADRGEIGPAREAFRRAIRSMEEAGAVGRSDPDVFVALTRTLAMAGQLEARYYIEAPAMDSHYRQGIDAASRALATRPDSLDALLALGELYTMAAEIFYFDLRKDLNLEPTLGVVNRILRLKPRSADAHRMAGTLYQLQANRLARTGVDPGAPFRMALGHLEESRRINPDNPAVHLQIGLLQFARIGRARQTGENPLPFLETAAESLRRAVSLAPSDPFILFRAGNVLSQLARHRMAVGTPLGSELGEAIQALTLARRLNPALEDAVLVLIQCELMRDALEEAAGIDDTAALRRVQSIIDDARKRTRERLFLRPQQAEVYLRQARRQGARGMSPEEGLAKTEACIAELEKDPAYDVRNFLYFRWKVALVRAMHRLRAGRFDEAVKVLDRVPPPPASQPFQMEDRKLYFCLLAWRVAARVGPGRPAGPERAAAGRLLDGIRGIPYLERIADAFGATLALLDARSDGSASVAPLEERFRATLAGQPGLAWALRPLLDWDHLFPARR encoded by the coding sequence GTGACCATCCCGAACCCGTTGCAGCCGACCCACGTCCTGCCCGGTCCATCGGACAGCGGCCATGACGCTTTTGAAGGGCGAACGGTCGGAAGTTACCGGATCACCGGCTTCATTGGCGCCGGGGGGCAGGCGAGGGTCTACCGGGCACAGGACGAGCGCCTCGACCGCGAGGTGGCGCTGAAGATCCTTTCTCACTCCGACCCCGATGCCGCCACGCGGATGGCCCGGGAAGCGAAGTCGATGGCCCGCGTACGACACCCGAACGTCTGCCCCGTGTACGAGACGGGCATGGTGGACGGCCACATGTACATCGCCATGGAACTGATCCCCGGCCTTCCCCTCTCCCAGGTCTCCGACGAACTGACGAACCGGGAGAAAGCCGTCGTTTTCCAGCAGGTCGCCGACGGTCTGGCGGCGGCGCATCTGCACGGGCTGGTGCACCGGGACGTGAAGCCCGGCAACATCCTGGTGGAGCGCTCCGACCGGCTTCTGCGGGCCGTTCTGACGGACTTCGGACTGGCGCGCCTCCAGGGGGAGGCCGGCGTCACCCTCACCGGGGAGGTGATGGGGACACCCGCCTACATGTCCCCCGAGCAGGCCCGCGGCGAGTTCAACCGCCTGGACGGACGGTCGGACGTCTACAGTCTCGGCGCGGCCATGTACACCGTCATGACCGGGAAGGCACCCTTCGACGGGTCCAACCCCATCGAGATGATCTTCAAGGTCCTCAACCAGGAACCCACCCTGCTCCGGGTGACCAACGCCCGGGTTCATCCCGACCTGGAAACCATCGTCATGAAGTGCCTGGAGAAGGAACCGGAGCGACGCTACACCTCGGCCCGGGAGCTGGCGGACGACCTGCGGCGTTTTCTGGACGGGGAGGCCATCCATGCCCGGCCGCACGGTCCGGTCTATCGCCTGTGGCGGCGCCTTCGCAAAAAGCGGGCGCTCCTCTTCACCGTCTTCGCCTCGGCCCTGGTCATCCTTGGGCTCGCAGCCTGGGCGATGCTCGCCGTCCGGTTCTCCCGGGAGCAGGCCCGCCACGCCGCCGCCTTCGAGCAGGAGGTGCGGTACCTCTCGGAGCGCATGCGCTACGCCCGGACCGCTCCCCTTCACGACCTTCGGGCGGAGGAGGCGTGGTTTAAGCAACGCTGCGCCCACCTGGAGGACCGGATTCGCCGGGCGGGCCCCGCCGCCCTGGGCCCCGGCCACGCCGCCCTCGGGCGGTGCGCGCTCATCCGGGGGGACGACCACGAGGCCGTGAGGCTCCTGCGCATCGCCCGGGATCGCGACGGTTACCGCCCCCCCGAGACGGCATACGCCCTGGGATCGGCCCTGGTGAGTCTATACCGCCGGGAAATGCGCGCCCTGGAGAGCGTGGGCCCGGCGAAACGATGGGTCCGGGCAGCCTTGGTCGCCCTGCGCCATCGGTCCCAGGCCCTCGACCTGATCGAGGAGGGTCGGGAAGCCACGTCGGAGCCGTCCGAGCTGGTGGAGGCCCAGGTCCTCTTCCTGCAGGACCGTTCCGGGGAGGCCCTCGAGGCCCTCGATCGCCTGCAGCGACGCGCTCCGTGGGTTTACGAGGGTCGGGTCCTCGCGGGGACCATCCTGACCACGGAAGCCATCCGCCTCGCCGACCGCGGCGAGATCGGCCCCGCCCGGGAGGCCTTCCGGCGGGCCATCCGTTCGATGGAGGAAGCGGGGGCCGTGGGGCGCAGCGACCCCGACGTCTTCGTGGCGCTCACCCGGACGCTGGCCATGGCCGGTCAACTGGAAGCGAGATATTACATCGAGGCCCCGGCGATGGACTCACACTACCGGCAGGGGATCGACGCGGCCTCGCGGGCGCTGGCGACCCGGCCGGACAGCCTGGACGCCCTGCTGGCCCTGGGGGAGCTGTACACCATGGCGGCGGAGATCTTCTACTTCGACCTGAGGAAGGACCTGAACCTCGAACCGACGCTCGGCGTGGTCAACCGGATTCTCCGCTTAAAGCCGCGTTCCGCCGACGCCCACCGGATGGCCGGCACCCTCTATCAACTCCAGGCCAACCGCCTCGCCCGGACCGGCGTCGACCCGGGGGCGCCTTTCCGCATGGCCCTCGGTCACCTGGAGGAATCCCGCCGGATCAACCCCGACAACCCGGCGGTTCATCTCCAGATCGGTCTCTTGCAGTTCGCTCGCATCGGCCGCGCCCGCCAGACCGGCGAGAATCCCCTGCCCTTCCTCGAGACCGCGGCGGAATCCCTCCGCCGGGCGGTCTCCCTCGCCCCGAGCGATCCTTTCATCCTGTTCAGGGCCGGGAACGTCCTCTCTCAGCTGGCCCGCCACCGGATGGCCGTGGGAACGCCTCTGGGGAGCGAACTGGGCGAGGCGATCCAGGCCCTGACGCTGGCGCGTCGACTCAACCCCGCCCTCGAGGACGCCGTGCTCGTCCTGATCCAGTGCGAACTGATGCGGGACGCCCTGGAGGAGGCCGCGGGGATCGACGACACGGCAGCGCTCCGCCGGGTCCAGTCGATCATCGACGATGCGCGGAAGCGGACCCGGGAGCGGCTCTTCCTCCGGCCCCAGCAGGCGGAGGTTTACCTCCGGCAAGCCCGTCGCCAAGGGGCACGGGGGATGTCGCCGGAGGAGGGGCTGGCAAAGACCGAGGCCTGCATCGCCGAGCTGGAGAAAGACCCGGCGTACGACGTCCGCAACTTTCTGTATTTCCGCTGGAAAGTGGCCTTGGTGCGGGCCATGCACCGGCTGAGGGCCGGCCGGTTCGACGAGGCGGTGAAGGTCCTCGACCGGGTTCCGCCACCCCCCGCGAGCCAACCGTTTCAGATGGAGGATCGAAAACTCTACTTTTGCCTGCTGGCATGGCGGGTTGCCGCCCGTGTCGGCCCGGGGAGGCCGGCGGGCCCGGAAAGAGCGGCGGCGGGCCGCCTCCTCGACGGGATCCGGGGAATTCCTTACCTGGAGCGGATCGCCGACGCCTTCGGCGCCACCCTGGCCCTCCTGGATGCCCGGTCCGACGGGTCTGCTTCCGTGGCTCCTCTGGAAGAGCGTTTCCGTGCGACCCTTGCCGGGCAACCGGGCTTGGCCTGGGCTCTCCGGCCGCTCCTGGACTGGGACCACCTGTTCCCGGCCCGGCGTTGA
- a CDS encoding cytochrome c, giving the protein MDFPFFHLDLLGNRMLVAVIATVHVWINHAMAVGFIPVVVTMEFVAARRRPADPAGAAALDALARRLMRVGFILTTSVGALTGVGIWFSTSLVNPAAIGSLIRVFYGAWFTEWLVFVLEVVFIMLYYLTWKAEDTPGGKRRHLLLGAGLAAFSWLTMAIITAILGFQMDPGSWLERKSFLSGFLNPLYGPQLYFRTGLALCAGGAFALLLAACFVKRGDPLRERVTRYLSFWTLLWAPVCAVGAFLYRAVIPEAMLQSVPVAVTTLPYLEWYGSLRTVILGAAAVAVLVAAWGAAFPRRVPRAALVLPLVALFLFLGYFERVREFIRKPYVIGGYLYANGLRVEDYPLYQRDGVLPHAAYARVREVTPENRLPAGEEVFMLTCSRCHTVTGMNSVVRNFRRLSPPGAPLDPAMLRDYIPGMHRGRYFMPPFPGNAAEVDALAAWIARMDRRPVAPAGAQSAGAVNPFADTLEPRAAKEGPTP; this is encoded by the coding sequence ATGGATTTTCCCTTCTTTCACCTGGACCTTCTCGGGAACCGGATGCTGGTGGCGGTGATCGCCACGGTGCACGTCTGGATCAACCACGCCATGGCGGTGGGGTTCATCCCCGTGGTGGTGACGATGGAGTTCGTCGCCGCCCGCCGCCGCCCCGCCGACCCCGCGGGGGCGGCCGCCCTGGACGCGCTCGCCCGCCGCCTGATGCGCGTCGGGTTCATCCTGACCACCTCCGTGGGCGCCCTGACGGGGGTGGGGATCTGGTTCTCCACCTCCCTGGTGAACCCGGCGGCCATCGGGAGCCTCATCCGGGTCTTCTACGGCGCCTGGTTCACGGAGTGGCTGGTTTTCGTCCTGGAAGTGGTCTTCATCATGCTCTATTACCTGACGTGGAAAGCGGAGGACACCCCGGGGGGAAAGCGGCGGCACCTTCTCCTGGGGGCGGGCCTGGCCGCCTTCTCCTGGCTCACCATGGCCATCATCACCGCCATCCTGGGCTTCCAGATGGACCCCGGGAGCTGGCTGGAGCGCAAGTCGTTCCTGAGCGGCTTCCTCAACCCCCTCTACGGCCCCCAGCTCTACTTCCGGACGGGGTTGGCCCTGTGCGCCGGCGGCGCCTTCGCCCTGCTGCTGGCCGCGTGCTTCGTCAAGCGCGGCGACCCCCTGCGGGAGCGCGTCACCCGGTACCTCTCCTTCTGGACCCTGCTCTGGGCGCCGGTGTGCGCCGTCGGCGCCTTCCTCTACCGGGCGGTGATCCCCGAGGCGATGCTGCAGAGCGTTCCCGTGGCCGTCACCACGCTGCCCTACCTGGAGTGGTACGGGTCCCTCCGCACCGTGATCCTGGGCGCCGCGGCGGTGGCGGTCCTGGTCGCCGCCTGGGGGGCGGCCTTCCCGCGGCGGGTCCCCCGGGCGGCCCTGGTCCTCCCCCTCGTCGCCCTGTTTCTCTTTCTCGGGTACTTCGAACGGGTGCGGGAGTTCATCCGGAAACCCTACGTCATCGGGGGGTACCTCTACGCCAACGGGCTCCGGGTGGAGGACTACCCGCTTTACCAGCGCGACGGGGTCCTCCCCCACGCCGCCTACGCCCGCGTCCGGGAGGTGACGCCGGAAAACCGGCTCCCGGCGGGGGAGGAGGTCTTCATGCTGACCTGCAGCCGGTGCCACACCGTCACCGGCATGAACTCGGTGGTCCGGAACTTCCGGCGGCTCTCCCCGCCGGGCGCGCCCCTCGACCCGGCCATGCTGCGGGACTACATCCCGGGGATGCACCGGGGGCGCTACTTCATGCCCCCCTTCCCGGGGAACGCGGCGGAAGTCGATGCCCTGGCGGCCTGGATCGCCCGGATGGACCGCCGCCCCGTGGCCCCCGCGGGCGCCCAGTCCGCCGGCGCCGTCAACCCGTTCGCCGACACGCTGGAACCGCGGGCCGCCAAGGAGGGCCCCACCCCATGA
- a CDS encoding cytochrome C, whose translation MNALPLPLGAPPLPRDIPLPLPLPEWVLVPLLVLSFLLHLLFVNLMLGGTLVAFWAEWRGRREPAWAGLARAVGHTVTVNKSLAVVLGVAPLLSINVLYTLYFYTANVLTGNAWISVVPLVAGAFLLLYLHKYAPRALAARPGLRLLVLGLAAAVFLVVPLIFLANVNLMILPERWGDVRGFWSAAVMRNVIPRYLHFLCASLALTGLFLFGFMRRARFDFAAHAPGLDRGRVLRGWYKLAMGATLAQLALGPLNLLTLPWRAMNWTVAGTFLAGAALALLALHWMASELRGPAASLGRRFVPVVLILSFTVLVMGYGRHVYRQFALSPFRKAVEQAATGPRTERPPAPAPPATRPERRGVTEEPGIFR comes from the coding sequence ATGAACGCGCTCCCTCTCCCCCTGGGCGCCCCCCCGCTCCCCCGGGACATCCCCCTCCCGCTCCCCCTGCCGGAGTGGGTCCTGGTTCCCCTGCTGGTGCTCTCCTTCCTCCTGCACCTCCTCTTCGTCAACCTGATGCTGGGCGGGACGCTGGTGGCCTTCTGGGCGGAGTGGCGGGGACGCCGGGAACCGGCCTGGGCGGGCCTGGCGCGGGCCGTCGGGCACACCGTGACCGTCAACAAGAGCCTGGCGGTGGTCCTGGGGGTGGCGCCCCTCCTGTCCATCAACGTCCTCTACACCCTCTACTTCTACACGGCGAACGTCCTGACGGGGAACGCCTGGATCTCGGTGGTCCCCCTGGTGGCCGGGGCCTTCCTGCTCCTGTACCTGCACAAGTACGCGCCGCGGGCCCTGGCGGCCAGGCCCGGCCTCCGGCTCCTCGTCCTCGGCCTGGCGGCGGCGGTCTTCCTGGTGGTGCCCCTGATCTTCCTGGCCAACGTCAACCTGATGATCCTGCCGGAGCGGTGGGGGGACGTCCGGGGCTTCTGGTCCGCGGCGGTGATGCGCAACGTGATCCCCCGGTACCTCCACTTCCTCTGCGCCTCCCTGGCGCTCACGGGGCTCTTCCTCTTCGGTTTCATGCGGCGGGCCCGCTTCGACTTCGCGGCGCACGCCCCCGGGCTCGACCGCGGGCGGGTCCTGCGGGGCTGGTACAAGCTGGCGATGGGGGCCACCCTGGCCCAGTTGGCCCTCGGCCCCCTGAACCTCCTCACCCTCCCCTGGCGGGCCATGAACTGGACGGTGGCGGGGACCTTCCTGGCCGGGGCCGCGCTGGCCCTTTTGGCCCTGCACTGGATGGCGTCCGAACTGCGGGGCCCCGCGGCGTCCCTGGGGCGCCGCTTCGTCCCCGTGGTGCTGATCCTGAGCTTCACGGTGCTGGTCATGGGCTACGGGCGGCACGTCTACCGGCAGTTCGCCCTCTCCCCCTTCCGGAAGGCGGTGGAGCAGGCGGCGACCGGCCCGCGGACCGAACGCCCCCCGGCCCCTGCGCCTCCGGCGACGCGGCCGGAGCGGCGCGGGGTGACAGAGGAGCCCGGAATCTTTCGGTGA
- a CDS encoding serine/threonine protein kinase → MNDDTTRHFQDMKPDSPPSGESPLETTLETPDKMLGGLAASIRDVEDKLLGRENHGEADPLIGTTVGPYRVNAFLGIGGMGRVYRATDTRLKRTVALKFLKMNDPGPIARLLQEAQALARLDHGNVCRVFDVGEIEGKPFIAMQYIDGVSLSQQAGELYQEQKLRLIKAAAEGLGEAHRLGLVHRDIKPGNIMLEKAGVGNWKPILMDFGLARQVGEKGVSVTGEIMGTPMYMAPEQAAGKVHDIGPRTDVYSLGATLYELLAGRPLWETESPVNTLACILLQDPLPLRAVDRRIPEDLETLVMKCLERDPFRRYVDASELAADLGRYLEGEPVLARKASVGYRLWKKVRKNKALSLVLLLSLVMVAALSVLWARSAYLMARKVELAALFDREIRYVESYVAWVRGRPLHDTRNEMNFIRAGLDRIRYRMEREGPVARGPGNSAIGRGLLALGEYAPARDNLRKAVEEFDYRTPEVCYYLGLSLTRLYEAEIFRIQLMDPSNRPAARARALTELRDPALAYLKEGRAVVSESPEYVEALLGYLDDRFPEAEAKAREGLARCPWQSDIEALLVKILFNRAESSGDRGDAKSEAAFLSQAGHLVDDLVRRYPSDMTSRRLRTYLLYLRLRRSLAGEDVKGAETLLARAKAERTAIRAIDPGAVEATKVVLLSEYNLAEFLIQRGIDPDTPLYDEGLHEARRMVETAPQNPTGYLYTGAFLQLRANALPPAEKQRAASLLAEAAAILRRGEQHAGDDAALFSTQLGNTLYGQGSILRRQGGDPTPLLDEAIGAYRRTIRFSGRDALHYQNLATALLEKGIWFTKAGKNGIPLVVEAREAFRKALALDAGLDFSPVGIAIALEVETIGALSQGKDASFCLKELRDLAMAPTLKESLRKTILPVYFEALQNRGYAAFRDGGDARDVLALYGETLRQWETTAPPTERENTHRLMYHLLEAEVELAGSRSPEAALKAAEGILKALSDPANPRVLLLERIRFHRLRGEEAMRAGGGDPEREFRKVDTLLKTLFNIQNREAVAAMAAEAGALKLDRALLAKSPEARRDLAIRALDCFRQAQAKNALIALEYSARIRRARALASQP, encoded by the coding sequence TTGAACGACGACACCACCCGCCATTTCCAAGACATGAAACCGGATTCACCCCCGTCGGGGGAGTCCCCCCTCGAGACGACCCTCGAGACCCCGGACAAGATGCTCGGCGGGTTGGCGGCCTCCATCCGGGACGTGGAGGACAAGCTCCTCGGGCGTGAGAACCACGGGGAGGCCGACCCGCTGATCGGCACCACGGTCGGGCCGTACCGGGTGAACGCTTTCCTCGGGATCGGCGGCATGGGCCGGGTTTACCGGGCCACCGACACCCGGCTGAAGCGGACGGTGGCTCTCAAGTTCCTCAAGATGAACGACCCCGGGCCCATCGCCCGGCTGCTGCAGGAAGCCCAGGCCCTGGCCCGCCTCGATCACGGGAATGTCTGCCGGGTTTTCGACGTGGGCGAAATCGAGGGGAAGCCCTTCATCGCCATGCAGTACATCGACGGGGTTTCCCTGTCGCAGCAGGCGGGCGAACTCTACCAGGAGCAGAAGCTCCGCCTGATCAAGGCGGCGGCGGAAGGGTTGGGGGAGGCGCACCGCCTGGGGCTGGTCCACCGGGACATCAAGCCCGGGAACATCATGCTGGAAAAGGCGGGGGTCGGGAACTGGAAGCCCATCCTCATGGACTTCGGCCTGGCCCGCCAGGTCGGCGAGAAAGGGGTCTCGGTTACGGGGGAGATCATGGGGACCCCGATGTACATGGCCCCCGAACAGGCCGCCGGGAAGGTTCACGACATCGGCCCCCGGACGGACGTCTACAGCCTGGGGGCGACCCTGTACGAACTCCTGGCAGGGCGACCGCTCTGGGAGACCGAGAGCCCCGTCAACACCCTGGCGTGCATCCTCCTACAAGACCCCCTCCCGCTCCGGGCCGTCGACCGGCGGATTCCCGAGGACCTCGAGACCCTCGTGATGAAGTGCCTGGAGCGGGACCCGTTCCGGCGCTACGTCGACGCCTCGGAACTGGCGGCCGACCTGGGCCGTTACCTCGAGGGGGAACCCGTCCTCGCCCGGAAGGCGTCCGTCGGTTATCGCCTCTGGAAGAAGGTCCGGAAGAACAAGGCGCTCTCCCTGGTCCTCCTGCTCTCCCTGGTGATGGTTGCCGCCCTCTCCGTGCTCTGGGCCCGCTCTGCCTACCTCATGGCGCGGAAGGTGGAACTGGCGGCCCTCTTCGACCGGGAGATCCGCTACGTGGAAAGCTACGTGGCCTGGGTCAGGGGACGGCCGCTCCACGACACCCGAAACGAGATGAACTTCATCCGGGCCGGGCTCGACCGCATCCGGTACCGGATGGAGCGGGAAGGCCCCGTCGCCCGGGGCCCGGGGAATTCCGCCATCGGACGCGGCCTTTTGGCGCTCGGGGAGTACGCCCCCGCGCGGGACAACCTCCGGAAAGCCGTCGAGGAGTTCGATTACCGGACCCCGGAAGTCTGTTACTACCTCGGGCTGTCCCTGACGAGGCTCTATGAGGCGGAAATCTTCCGGATCCAGCTCATGGACCCGTCGAATCGCCCGGCAGCGAGGGCCCGGGCCCTCACCGAACTCCGGGACCCGGCCCTCGCCTATCTGAAGGAGGGGCGGGCGGTGGTGAGCGAATCCCCCGAGTACGTGGAAGCCCTGCTGGGCTATCTCGACGACCGGTTCCCGGAGGCGGAAGCCAAGGCCCGGGAAGGCCTGGCGCGTTGCCCCTGGCAGTCCGACATCGAGGCGCTCCTGGTGAAAATCCTTTTCAACCGGGCGGAAAGTTCGGGCGACCGGGGCGACGCGAAGAGCGAGGCCGCCTTCCTGTCCCAGGCCGGACACCTGGTGGACGACCTGGTCCGGCGCTACCCCAGCGACATGACGTCACGCAGGCTGCGGACCTACCTCCTGTACCTCCGACTCAGGCGCAGCCTGGCCGGAGAGGACGTCAAGGGCGCGGAAACGCTGCTGGCACGGGCCAAGGCGGAGAGGACCGCCATCCGGGCCATCGATCCCGGAGCGGTGGAGGCGACGAAGGTCGTTCTCCTCTCGGAGTACAACCTGGCGGAATTCCTGATCCAGCGCGGGATCGACCCGGATACGCCCCTCTACGACGAGGGCCTGCACGAGGCCCGGCGGATGGTGGAGACGGCGCCGCAAAACCCGACGGGCTATCTCTACACCGGGGCGTTCCTGCAGCTCAGGGCCAACGCGCTCCCGCCGGCCGAGAAGCAACGGGCCGCTTCCCTCCTGGCAGAGGCAGCCGCCATCCTCCGCCGGGGAGAGCAGCATGCCGGGGACGATGCCGCCCTCTTCAGCACCCAGCTCGGGAACACGCTCTACGGCCAGGGCAGCATCCTCCGGCGGCAAGGGGGAGACCCCACGCCGCTCCTGGACGAGGCTATCGGCGCCTACCGGCGGACCATCCGCTTCTCGGGACGCGACGCCCTGCATTACCAGAACCTGGCGACCGCCCTCCTGGAAAAGGGGATCTGGTTCACCAAAGCCGGGAAGAACGGGATCCCCCTGGTCGTGGAAGCCCGGGAAGCCTTCCGGAAGGCGCTGGCGTTGGACGCCGGGCTGGATTTCTCGCCCGTCGGGATCGCCATTGCCCTGGAAGTCGAAACGATCGGGGCGCTGTCTCAGGGCAAGGACGCTTCCTTCTGCCTGAAGGAGTTGCGGGACCTGGCCATGGCGCCCACCCTGAAAGAGTCGCTCCGGAAGACGATCCTCCCGGTGTATTTCGAGGCGCTGCAGAACCGGGGGTACGCGGCCTTTCGCGATGGGGGGGACGCCCGCGACGTCCTCGCGCTGTACGGGGAGACGCTCCGACAGTGGGAAACAACGGCTCCGCCCACGGAGCGGGAAAACACGCATCGCCTCATGTACCATCTCCTCGAGGCGGAGGTGGAGCTTGCAGGTTCGCGATCACCCGAGGCCGCCCTGAAGGCCGCGGAGGGAATCCTGAAGGCGCTGTCGGACCCGGCGAACCCGCGGGTACTTCTGCTGGAACGCATCCGGTTCCACCGGTTGCGGGGGGAGGAGGCCATGCGCGCCGGCGGGGGTGATCCTGAACGGGAATTCCGCAAGGTGGACACCCTCCTGAAAACCCTTTTCAATATTCAGAACCGGGAAGCGGTCGCCGCCATGGCCGCCGAAGCCGGCGCCCTGAAGCTGGACCGCGCGCTCCTGGCCAAGTCCCCGGAGGCCCGCCGCGACCTGGCAATCCGGGCCCTGGACTGTTTCCGCCAGGCCCAGGCGAAAAATGCTCTCATCGCTCTGGAGTACAGCGCCCGGATCCGCCGGGCCCGCGCGCTGGCGAGCCAGCCATGA